The genomic window GCTGAGCAccggcagggctggggacgctggcaggggctggcagggctggggacatggctggTGGAGCCGGCAGTGTGCTACCACCTGCTGGAAGccgggaaggagggagaggtgcTGTGGGAAAGGGTTTGTGCCCTGCAAAACCGAACTGGGCGTGTCTGTGGTCTGCACATTTGAGACAGGTGCAGGGGATGGGTTGGTCAGCGAGATATCCCAGGCTCTGGGAAAGCAAAGAGGCCAcgttctctgcagctgctcttctgTGCCTTCCAAACCTTCCCAAAACACCTCAGCCTTCCCATCATAGGggctgaaaaagcagcagccctTCAACCCAGCTGTGGCTTGAGGCACAGAGCCCCCTGCACCCATTGGCACCGCACATCAACCTCAACCAAAGTGGTTAAAGCCCTGAAACGAGCGCCCCACCAGCCTTCCATCCCTCCAGGGCAGCGTCCCCGGGGCTGCAGGGcgaggcacagccagcaggtgAACCACACCAGAACTCGGTTCTCCAGCTGTGAAATAAGAAAGTCGGGACCCTCgctgcttttccctgcctctATTGAGGGAACAGTGCAATTATCTTTGCAGACACATCACTCCACGACAGAAAATAGCAGCTGAGATGGAAGCACGGCGTCCCTGCGGAATCCAGCTATCAATGGAAAATTACGCATTCATTACTGGGCTTTATTTAGGGGCTCATTTTATTCATTGGCTCGGCTGGCACTGGCCAGCTCTGGCAGAGGCCATCCCCAGCGAGGGGCTGAGGGTGCTGGGGTGACCCTGCTCCCCGAGGTGGGTGCTGGGCactcagagcagagccaggattgtctgtgacacaggagccacagccagacccaccctcagctctggctctgctgtcaCCAGTGGGTCACAGCTTGGTTTGTGCCACTCAGAGCCACCCCAGCGGTGGCTGCTCCAGGTGGAGGCAGGTTGGGagagccagcagggcagggagctgccaggtgTGAGGAGGAGAGGCCatgcagggccagccctgggtGCCAAAGGCCACTCTGAAGCCAGGGGGACACTGGGTGACCCAGAGGGGCAGGGATAAGTGTGACTGAACAGGATGGGTTGGCCAAGGTGAGaccaggcaggagctggtggtGATGGAGACCTGTCCCAGCATGAACCACCTGTGTTCCTTGCTCTTTTCCAGGTTTAATTAGAAATGTATTCCAAACCACAAACCCGTGCCCAGCACCAGACACAGGGCAGGTAAAGGGGGCTGTGATGGCACAAAAACCTGCCAAAACCCCGGGCTGGCCATGGGACACCTcgtggggcagtgccagcagctcagccctgccctgcaccttCCCACAGTAGCTCCATCCTGGACCTGGCCTggggagggctgcaggggcttGGGGCCACATGGAGCATCATGTGGCAGCCACTCCTGGGGAGAATCCAGCTGAAAGGGGGTGTCCCCAACAGGAAAATCCAACAGCAGTGTCCAAGAGATGGTCTGGCCCCACAGGCAGAGCCAAGCCAGGGGCTACAGCAACATCCACCAGCCCCCATTGCAGTGCTGGGGCAAGtgggggcagccctgcctgagATGGCTTCAGgctctgtccctcctgctgAGGCCACTGAGCAGTTCCCACCCCAGGAGTGTTTTTCACCTGTAGGTGTGGAATTAAACATCTGTGtgtccagctgggcagggcacccCGTGCAGGTGAtggaggcaggcagcagccagggaggaccTGCAGGGCCGGGCACCACACAGCCTCACTGGGGAGGAAAATGGGGAGCCTGACCCCAGACCTCAAAAACCAGGCACAACTGGAGAGGGGGAGCACAAAGGGACCCCAGTTTTGCCCTGGGGTGAGTCcagagccaggggagcaggTTAGGGGCTCACATACCCCCTTGGCATCACTGCTTCCTCTGTACAACCTGGCGGAGGTGCAGCTCGCTCTCTGCTGCCACGATGGGCTGCTCGTTCTGCCGGTGGTGGCTGATGAGGTGGCTGATGCTCTCAAACAGCACGTCCTTGGtcctcacctggagcaggagggcacagcagtcctcagctcagcagagctgcctctcaTACAGCATCTGTCGCCctgattttttaacattttctaagccttctgatgattGAATTCTTGTAGCAAACTTCCTCACACGCTTTCTGTAAATagcttattgttttgcattctttgatggaggaggagaaatttgatggattgtccagtgtcattggagaggtggcactgtcaccctccaatccactgtcacttttgaaaactataaatgttggagacagaaaataaatttcccttttcttcaccttgagagcagcagtgtgtgcactCGTGTTGTTTCATGTCCTACAGTGAATGGGGGCACCTCacacctgtgccagtgccctgggggtgtcaccctgatttttttaagattttctaagctttCTGATGTTTAAATTCTTGTAGCAAGCTTCCTCACACGCTTTCTGTAAATagcttattgttttgcattctttgatggaggaggagaaatttgatggactgtttgtccagtgtcattgcagaggtggcactgtcaccctccaatccactgtcacttttggaaaactgtaAATGTTGGAgtgagaaaataaacttccttttccttcacctcaAGCATGTGTGCATTTGTGTTGTTCCATCTCCTACAGCAACAAGCACCCACTTGCAACACCCCGTGCCTGCCCGCAGCTGCATCCTCCATCACCCGCCCCACACCGTGCCCCAATCCCCCACCCcatgccctgccctgagcccctgccctgccctcaccaCTCCCTCGGGATCCACCAGCAGGAGGTGCTTGGGCTGCCCGCTGTGCATTCCGGTCAGCACGTACTGCCCCGGGTTGGTGAGGCTGTCCCGCACCAGGAAGTCCCCGTCCATCTGCAGGAGCCTCTCGGCGTCCCTCCTGCTCATCCTCCCGTGGTACCAGGGCtccctcctcagctgctcctccgtGGGGGCGATGGGGGCTTTGCGTGTGGGGGGGCTCGGCCACTGGTCCTCAATGGGGGGGCTGCTGGCCCCCCCTGCCATGCACTCGTGGAGCTTCAGGGCGTCCTCAAACGGCCCTGTGGGATCCAGGGGTTGTGGGGTGTtacacccagggctgggctgtgctgggcagacccacagcccccagggcactgctgtgggctcagcacctccagggctgTTTTGGGTGAcccagccagctgctggcacagctggactGCTCCACAGCACCGTTTCCCGCAGGGGCAGTGGCTTACTCATGTCAAAGAGGTCCTTTTTGgggctctcctctgctgtcccatgagccagcagctcaggctcccAGGCGTCCAGGCTCTGGGTGTTCACGTACATGTGCTCCTCGTAGTCCCGTGGCCCCAGGGTGTGGCTGTCAGCCTGCAGGTACCCGTCGCAGGGCTGGCCTGCAAGGACGGCCATCACCCCATCACCGccggccagggctgcccagagccacagggacccccccagcGCACAGCTCAGTACCCACCCTGGCTCTCCACGTCCCAGGGTGGCCCCAGCTGGCTGCTCGGGTCTCTTCTGGCTGCTAACCCACCCTagggaaggaggcagaagagAGTTGGGGGGCTCTGCACCCCCAGAGCAAGGCCAGCAGTGGCTCTGAGGGGCTCACCTGGCTGGAGGGGACGGAGCTGGGGGGCTGAGTGCGGATGTGGCGCAGCCGGGAGTCCACCAGGCCCCCTGGAGGCGGCTCCTTGCCCGGGATGCTGTTGTAGTAGTCGTGCTCGGctgcctcctcatcctccccccaggctgactcctctgcagccagcgccctgcagcagggatgggtgagctggggacagcctgccCGGCAGGgtgaccctgcagggacacccagagccacccccaggcaggggacaggcCCGGGACAGGgggatgcagcagcagggcccccACCCCCCTACCTCTCTGGGGGTACCACCACCTTGGGGGGGCTGTGCAGGTACTGCTTGAAGCGCAGCTCAAAGGCCTGGCCCACCGTGCTGATCACGCTCTGCGCCAGCCCCTCGCAGCACTCCAGGATGTGGCAGGCTgtggacagacacacagacacacagacagacagacggatGGTTTGAGTGTTTCCCCCACGCTGCCATCGCTCCACCCTGAGCCCACGAGGGATCTCTGTCGCAGatatcttttatgaaaaatcctttccttaggatttttcttcctgagaagctgagaggcctcaggaacaaaatgtaaccaatggttatctgctgctgtggaatgcaacaggtgcatctgggattggtctcatgtggttgtttctaattaatggccaatcacagtccagctggctcagacagagagtccgagccacaagcctttatTATgattcttcttctttcctttttctattcttagccagccttctgatgaaatcctttcttctattcttttagtatagttttaatgtaatatatatcataaaataataaatcagccttctgaaacatggagtcaagattctcatctcttccctcatcctaaggcCCCTCTGAACATGGTCACAgatctcctcctccagcctccatccctcctccagagcccccagggcagcGTCACCTCTCTGGTTGATGGGGTCTTTGGCGACATAAGCGACATAATCCGTGGTGTCCTGCAGACAGAGGGGGAGATCAGCACTCATGTCCTGCTACTCTTAGCCCCAGCCCCACGTCCTGACCCAGTTAAGGCcaccctgtgctcagctcagctggcagTCCCCGTCCCCCCCACCCTGGGTGTGTGTCACTCACCATGTCCCCACCGGAGGCGAAGGAGATGGACTGCATGTGGTGGTTGGCGATGATCTGCATGGGGAACACAGCCCAGGGGGGGAATCAGCAAAGgggctgctggctcccaggctggcaggcagcaggaatgtGTGCCCAGGAACGCTCACCTGGCGCGTGGTGGGGATCATGAGGTTCAGCCCATCCACGGAGATGTTGACAGCGATGCTCATGCCAGCGAAGTGCAGGTTGCTCTTGCCCAGGATGGAGAACAGGGCTTTGTTGGGAGCCTGGCGGGGGAGAGGATGCTGGGGGTAATGAAGACCACCAGGACCAGGCCTCTTGGGGTGAATGAGCAAACAGGGGGTGCCCCAAGAGGCTGCAGGCCCAGAAACTGGACAGGCAcccccagtgcccacagcctTGGCTTGTCCCAGAGAAACTCACCTT from Molothrus aeneus isolate 106 chromosome 27, BPBGC_Maene_1.0, whole genome shotgun sequence includes these protein-coding regions:
- the SHC2 gene encoding LOW QUALITY PROTEIN: SHC-transforming protein 2 (The sequence of the model RefSeq protein was modified relative to this genomic sequence to represent the inferred CDS: inserted 1 base in 1 codon), with protein sequence MTSARRGPGGAGGGWEPARRRXAAAAERSAAPGMLPEPKYDRFRDEPLTAPMPSPAPAPCPAAGEEPEHGTTFCALLPRMPQWKFPGSSGFLGRGPAGASRDAPAAAESPSGLAAVLGACEPLCAAPCALPGGGRARGAAGRARGAAAAPAAGARPGGDEWSRKGSFIRKPAQGWLHPDERVLGPGVSYIVRYMGCIEVLRSMRSLDFNTRTQVTREAINRLYEAVPGVKGIWKKKAPNKALFSILGKSNLHFAGMSIAVNISVDGLNLMIPTTRQIIANHHMQSISFASGGDMDTTDYVAYVAKDPINQRACHILECCEGLAQSVISTVGQAFELRFKQYLHSPPKVVVPPERALAAEESAWGEDEEAAEHDYYNSIPGKEPPPGGLVDSRLRHIRTQPPSSVPSSQGGLAARRDPSSQLGPPWDVESQGQPCDGYLQADSHTLGPRDYEEHMYVNTQSLDAWEPELLAHGTAEESPKKDLFDMRPFEDALKLHECMAGGASSPPIEDQWPSPPTRKAPIAPTEEQLRREPWYHGRMSRRDAERLLQMDGDFLVRDSLTNPGQYVLTGMHSGQPKHLLLVDPEGVVRTKDVLFESISHLISHHRQNEQPIVAAESELHLRQVVQRKQ